The Acipenser ruthenus chromosome 15, fAciRut3.2 maternal haplotype, whole genome shotgun sequence genomic sequence GCAATGCAAACGCGCTGCTTACAAGTTCAGCGCTGTGTACTGGGACTGTACCGAGACATGCCCCAAAGCAAACAGTCCCTGTGTACATCCACCGTGTAGAGTGGGGTTACTGTATAGGGCGGGTTTAATTCAGATTGATACAGATATAACTTGAGTCCAGATCATTAATCAGGTGAACAGATTGGAATGTAGAAGACAAAGTCAAGGAAGGCAATAATATTGTAACTGGAAATTGAGAGAATTCTGTTAAAATGTACATAAACCTTCGGCTACCAGATTAAACAATCTCGTGTACATgatataaaatgataaataagGAGCAGACGCAGCTATTAAAGCGCGTGTCGGTTTCAGCGGGTTTTCATTGGAATTCCGATTCTATTGAAGATGCATTGTATCCCCGGACACTCGCTGTTCTTTCACTTAACCCTCCCCCCACCGAGAGCAGCAGGCAGGATTTCCATTTGAAAAGGCTCGAGAGTATCTGTGACGAAACAATTGAAGAGTTCAGtgaaacaaacacacaagcaCGCTGCTTttctgaacaacaacaacaataatatatgcatgtgtgttttaCACAGGCGCAAGACTTCTGTTTGAAATGAAATATAGTCTCTGATAAGCGAGTTATACCCGTGCTGTTGCATCCATGCCTCAGTTATCACACTAGTGTGCCAGGATCACGGGCACAACAATCGCATGGGAGCACACAGCTGTCTACAAAGTAGCTAGTCAAAATGCCTGCTTCTAGAAAACATTTTACGCGTCGAGTTTGTGAAAAAATAGCAGCGTGCATCCTAGCACTTAGACAAGCCGAGGATGAAAACAGTGCCCAATCAACTGCACTGCAAGATCCGTCAAACCTAAATGCATCACTCTGAAATCCTCTGGGAATACAGACGCCAATACAAAGACCGCGCAGATAACACCACACCggtaataataacaacagcaagAGCAATCGGGTGGTCTTGCCGTAAAGTCAGCTAACTTCACAGTCTCTGAAACTGATAAACAGAAGTAAGCACAtccttacatttgtttttaaatgtaaacagtGTTATAAAAACACAGTGTGTTGGACAGACTTACCACCGCGCTTACACAAGCAACTTGAAAGATCCACACTTCCTCcgatgtcaaaaaaaaaaaaattattccgAAGAAAAAGTGACCCGCCCCGTGTTCGCTTTCCTCCCAGAAAGAAGCCGCGCTGTTTTGAAACTGATAAAGCGCTTCTGGAAGCCCAAACCCGTCACGGATGCCCTGCCCTGCTCCCCCGGCTGCCCCTCTCTCTCAGACGGGTCTGTTGTTACTGGTCCAGCCAGCATGActgcaggattttcaaaagctCTGAAAGGAGGGGCTACAGCCCCAATCCTGACGCCTTCAGACGTAACTGCCGGCTCTTAAAGAGAAGACATCCGTTTATAAAACGtgccttattttaaaacacaaaactggATTTGAAGAGTTAGTTGCGTCGTGTTTTTGCGTGCGGCGTTCGTGTATCTGTGCAGCCAGGGAGACCCTGGTTTTGACAGTGAAGTCAGGGAGAGAGGTgtgtgcagttaaaaaaaagaaaaactgtccGGAAAGAAAGGACTGCATTTAGAGGTCTGGCTTTACTAAGAAAGGACTCCATTCAGAGGCTTGGCTTTACTAAGAAAGGACTCCATTTAGAGGTCTGGCCTTACTAAGAAAGGACTCCATTTAGAGGTCTGGCTTTACTAAGAAAGGACTCCATTTAGAGGTCTGGCTTGACTAAGAAAGGACTCCATTTAGAGGCCTGGCTTTACTTTAGTTTGAACCGTGTCCATTGTGTTTGTGATGGTCCCTCTATTGCGGGCTCAGGGACGAGGCCAATGCGaagtttctcatttaaaaaagagtttgaaaaaaAGGTTTGGGATCAGATTGCTTAGGATTTAGCACCCGGTAtacagagaattaaaaaaaacagcaaagtgcTCTATATCCTGGGAGAATCGGGATCCAAAACTGTAGCTTATTATTAAAATagagagtctctctctctctctctctctctctccctctccctctccctctctctctctctctctctttctctctctctctctctctgaagtaCAGAGGCCTCCTGatgaaatgcactgttttaaatgtcatatttGTGATCAGCAAGTTGTTCGAGACTACACAACAGTAAGCTGATAACACACCTCTACTGGTGTTTCATTTGATTAAACACATGCACGTTCTATATGATATTTCCTCCAGAAGAGCCAGCTGGCAAGTCTACCCAGGATACATCCATCCATCAGGACACAGTTTATGATGCCTTGAAATCACCACGTGTTGATATATGTTCATATATGTGAGATACAATGTTGATATTTCATtggaatttaaaacaatacaattcaTTTTCATATAATGCATTATTTCATTGTTACAATCCTCATTCAAAATGTGGACCATTGTGCACTGatcctgtctgtctatctggctGTGTCTGCctggctggctgtctgtctgtctggctgtctgtttgtgtgtctctctgtctgtgtgtctatgtgtctgtctgtctgtctctctgtgtgtgtctgtgtctggctggctggctgtctctgtgtgtgtgtgtgtgtgtctggctgtctgtctctctgtctgtgtgtctgtctgtctgtctgtctctgtgtgtgtgtgtctggctggctgtctgtctctctgtgtgtgtctgtgtctgtctgtctttctgtttgtgtgtgtctgtgtctggctggctgtctgtctctgtgtgtgtctgtctggctgtctgtctctctgtctgtctgtctctgtgtgtgtgtgtctggctggctgtctgtctctctgtgtgtgtctgtgtctgtctggctgtctgtctctctgtctgtctgtctctgtgtgtgtgtgtctggctggctgtctgtctctctgtgtgtgtctgtgtctgtctgtctttctgtttgtctgtgtgtgtctggctggcACCCTCTCCACAGTAACCCCTCCTAGTCTCCTGGAGACCCTTCTGATTGAATTTGAATCCATGATGATTGCATACCGGTGTGCAGCGGTTTTTATTTGTAGGGATCCTGAGCACACTCTTGTCACTGGGAGTCCACGCTggcactgtgagttataatgagctctcacacacacgcacagagctGACTGGTCCTGAAGCCACGCCGGGATGTATTAGCGCTGACACACAGACAGTCTCATTGCAGTGGAAAGGATTAGGCACATTCAGAGCCCAGTACACCGGGGATTACACTGTGTGATGTGCCATTAAAGGAGTGACACACATGGGCTTTCAAAGCCACTTCAATACATCTTATTAGGAAGAGCAACCCTGTTCAGAAACAAAATGAAGGAATGTGTTACAGACTGAATTAGATTCTATATGATGCATTAAATACGATTGTCTTTTATCGGTAATGATAAAGTATTGCATTACTGCAGCATTATGTTTGTCAGTCTCCTGGTATTGAAGATAGCTGCTGGATTTACAACCAGCTGTTCAAGCTAGCTCGAATGCGCCCCCGAGTGTTCAACTGAAAGTATTGCATCACATTTATTAAAGTATAGCAACGCGTTTGTCGCTGTACATTtgtaatttaatattaaaaatgcaaacttaCACACGTCCTGCTGGTTTGATATCATGCGCATTTCTCACATGCATCACAGAACCGCTCCCTTATTTCAAGccgtctctctcgttccctttttctgagacagagagagtgcaGCGTCGGTTTGAACTCTCACCACATTTTTGGGTGTGACGTCACTATCTACAGAGGCTCTCTCGAGTGGTGTCCTGTACCGTGCAACTGTGAGGGGGGCATTATCCCAAAACGTCAAAACATGAGGAAGAGAAACGCCAAGCAGGAGTCACAGCAGCCGGAGGAAAAGACAAACCAGAAGAGCTTCACAAAGAGAGGAGAACCAGCCGAAATTAAAACATGTGAGGCCGGCCAGTCGAAGTAAGTTGGCAGGAATAGCGCTGCACGAGTTATTGACACCGTAGAGTGTAAAGCGGTGCGTTTGTGAAgatatcataattattattattatatctgaTATAATAATAACGTCTAGTGCGTGTTTGTTGTCGTTAGGTCTGAAATGTACTAAATATTTAATTATGACATCATTCCGAGGTACAGATTGGCAGTTTACTTCCGCTTCAGGTCGCTGTCACTCGCTGTGAATTATTAATGTTTGAAATATGAAAACAGAAGTGCTTAGGAAATGAAGTACCGTACAGCGGGATAATTCTGTGAGCTGTATGTATCACACAGTACAGGTGATACTCGTTGAGCTGACTATACTCATAAAAAAGTAACAGTTACCAATTCTGCATTGTAAATCAGAATATACGTTTTCTGATTCGCATCGACGTATggaaaaaaagaatattgcttTGCTGATACATATTGTACACATATTGATATttacaatatgttaaaaaaaaacgtggaatatatatatatatatatatatatatatatatatatatatatatatatatatatatatataatttctttcagagaacgtattattattattttcctatgAACTGCTGCTCGGAGATTATTCCAGTATAGGTCACTATATTATTGTCATGgataccggtgtgtgtgtgtgtcattgaaAACCTACTGGCGAAACCTCTTGCATCATAGACACTGTGCTAAAGTTCACTTCGCACTGGAGGTTCACTGTAGCACTTTCTTTACTGGTCAGCGTGTATCTGTGGTGAAGGGCGTTCTCACTGCAATGCACTTATCTGTGTACAAAGTGACTGTGCACTTCACAAACCGCATTCActatgacaaaaaacaaacaaacctgcatttaaatcaaatgagaaatatgcaaatgaaaagggaattgtactgtaattcttctcttctaataataataataataatcataatcataataatcataatcatgatcattaataataatagtaataataatagtattttagGTAGTAATTGTAGTTTAGTGGTCGTCTGTTCAGCTGCATGTTTGCTCCCATCTCTTCACAATGTTATTTGTGTGTCTCTTGATTTTTCCAGATCAGGTAGAGGCTGGCTGAGGCGGATTAAACGCCTGTTCCTGACGCTCTTTGTTGTCTACATCAGCGTGCCTTTCCTTATCCGCCTCTTCCCAGCGCTGTTGGCCAACGTGGTCTACCTCAGTGCACGTGAGTACGGGACGCATCACTGGGGCTGGGAAGCAACCAGCTTCCAattagattttcttttctttcttgctGTAAGAAACagtacaaataaatcaaatacatggGAAGCTACTTCCTCAGTTTGTAATAGCTTTGATATCCTTAGTTAGAAACCCACGAAGCAGTGGGATGCAGGGGTGAGGAGAGCAGGACGGTGGAGAGGAGCTCAGCTGCACAGGTACTCATGAGATGTTTCCTGTTCCTGCTGTTTTTCCTTGTGGTGTTCCTGAACTGGGCTGCGGACGACTGCGTCGGGCTGCAGTGAAAGCCCCGTTCTTCGTGGACCTCCAGCGCCCTGAGGATCTGCAGCTGAACCACACGGCAAACTTCTACCTCTCCCCCGAAGAGGGGGTCCGCATCGGGGTCTGGTGAGCACTGACGCCCTAACGCTGTGATCAAGCCTCAAACTCATCTCCGTGCTTTGAATGAGGACTCTGAAAAGAAACAGTTAGGCACGCATACAGTGCATGGGATTAGATTCGTGTGTAACAGGCTGTGCTGTGTTGATAGGACAAGATAGACCACTGCTGGTGAGACGGTGTAAATTAAATACAGGCACTATTAACTGCTAGTGCTGTGTAgggagggatggaaataagattcctattgcatagcagttttaaccattccagattttactatgggcttgattagccacagtgtataggtaacaagctcaggtgtgtcttgttaaacacacagtaaaaccaggaatggctctaacagctatgcaatgggagtcttatttccatccatgtgcTGGTGTCTCAACCTTTAGACAAGTAACCAAACTTTTTGTCAAATGCATTTCAGGCTACAGTACTAAACGTGGCCACTGAGTGCAGATCTGACCTTATTCAGAGCGGTTGAacagaccctgtgtgtgtgtgtgtgtaagtgtgtgcgTGATCTCCCCGCAGGCACACGGTGCCCGACAGCAGGTGGCAGGAAGCCCAGGGGGAGGGGCTTAGCTGGTACGAGTCGGCCCTCCGAGACCAAGCGCCCATCATCATCTATCTCCATGGAAACGGCGGGACCAGGTGACAATATGTTATCATGGATGCACAGATAACGGAAACCTTTAGGGAAACGCATTTTGACACTTGTATGTATGCAGCAGaagtagtaaaaaaataaagatcttaaaaatgtgaattattttttataacagcTGCAAATGTATAAATCACATGGTGTTGTATATTTGCTGAGGTTTGTGTAAGGGTAATGTACAGTATTAGAGTTTTCATTATTCTTCTGATATAAAGTGGTTATTTTTAAGttgtttatataaatatgtaaatgacTGAAAAAGCCACAACATCAGCAcatagtaacattgtaataataataataataataataatagtaaaatgatAATAAAGCAATTCTCTTTCACAGGGCTATCGGTCACAGAGTGGAACTCATAAAGGTGGGCAAGACTTCTTTTGTaattgtgtggttttatttcattACCCTTCTGAAGGTTTACCCCTGTATTTTAGCATTTTCCCAGGCTTTTCTTCATAGTTATACGATGCATTTACCTTAGTTTACCATgcttattaatgtgctttaccatacctcgctattctttacagtgcttacctatgctttcactgtgctttattacacttcgctgTGCTTTTACTCAGGGAAGCTTTTATAAAGGCGATGCCTTGCCTTCATGGTTTGTCCCTCCACAGTGACGCTAACTGTCTGCCTGTGTCTTGCAGGTGTTGAGTGCTGCTGGATTCCACGTGTTAGCCCTGGATTACAGAGGTAGGCTCTGCACTGCCTCatctgtgtatgtacagtatcaTCCCACTTCAGAGAATGAGACCAGACAGGCCACTCGCTGGCATCCTGCTGCTGCAGTGGGCATATGAAACACCCACTGCAGCAGCAATCTCCCTGCTGTAAATACGTGTGCCAGGTCAGAACAATACATCAAGCTCACAGCGCCATACGGATCAAGGGACGTGCCACGGTCCTGCTGGGCTGCATAAACCACCTCTGTTCATCTCTGAAGAGCCGTTCAGTCCAGTGCTTCTCAAACATTTTCAAGTTGGGACCCCCACCCCCCAATTCAGAAAAGCCATTGACATCCAGACCTGTATAAACAGGAAATATGAGCAATACAAGCTGATATCCATGAGAGGTCAGGGGCTTACTGACCGCTCTGGCtttgggtgaaaatcagcttgcatCTTAAACAGCACCTGATGATGAATTTTTAATAATACTTAATATAGTCAGATAACCATAATTAAacaaccagggatggaaataagacaccaattgcacagcagtttcaccaatTCCAGGCGttgctatgagcttgattagccacagcgtataggTATCAAGCTAACTCAGGTAGGTCTTATTAAATTTattgtaaaaccaggagtggatcgaACTGCTATACAGTGGTAGTCTTATTTCCCTCCCTGCTGTAACACTGCAGCTCATTTGAATGCTGCTGGCTGCTCTGCTCTCCTGTCCTGCAGGGTTTGCAGACTCGACGGGGGACCCCAGTGAGGAGGGCATGACCGCCGACGGCGTGTACCTGTACCGCTGGGTGAAGGAGCGCAGTTCGGGCAGCCCGGTCTGCTTCTGGGGTCACTCTCTGGGCACAGGGTGAGACCTGTGTAATAAACATCAGTTTGCATTGAACAGAACAGCAGGACAGCTATAAACCGCTGCCTGCAACGGTGTGGTCATGCTTGCAAGTGTTAAAGCAATGTGAGTTTGCTGCGACACAGTGATCCTTTGTTGTTCTTATACTTCTGTGTGTTCTTTCAGAGTGGCCACCAACGCAGCTTGCAGGTTACAAGACCAAGgtaaaagcagcagcagcagcagtttctGAAGGATTTCAGAAAAGGTCACTCCATATGAAAATGTATGTCT encodes the following:
- the LOC117416273 gene encoding lysophosphatidylserine lipase ABHD12-like, producing MRKRNAKQESQQPEEKTNQKSFTKRGEPAEIKTCEAGQSKSGRGWLRRIKRLFLTLFVVYISVPFLIRLFPALLANVVYLSALKAPFFVDLQRPEDLQLNHTANFYLSPEEGVRIGVWHTVPDSRWQEAQGEGLSWYESALRDQAPIIIYLHGNGGTRAIGHRVELIKVLSAAGFHVLALDYRGFADSTGDPSEEGMTADGVYLYRWVKERSSGSPVCFWGHSLGTGVATNAACRLQDQGSPPDAVILEAPYTNIREEGAHHPFAQIYRIFPAFEYFFLDTMALSNIFFPNDENLKSMSSPLMILHAEDDHVVPFEMSRKLYEIALKSQHSQENVKLVSFDGSLGYRHNNIYKDPKLPALLWEFLQPVAEF